Sequence from the Candidatus Izemoplasma sp. genome:
TTTACAACACTATATGAACTCGAATATAAGTTAAATGATTATGTCCATTGGTTTAATAACTTAAGAATCCATGGATCATTGGAGTATCTAAGCCCTATTCAATATCGATTACAGTACTCCATATAAAAATTGTTTAAAAAAGGGTTGCCATTCCAGAACATTAGTATATTATTTTTTATTCATAAACTCTCTATAGTTAAAAGATCAAATTTGTGTTATAAAACGTTCTAGAAACTTTTGATAATATCCTTTGATATATTTGTAAAGTGTGGTACTATAACAAAGATTTGGAGTGGTAATGTGAGGCAGTTAGTGTTAAAAATAAATCAGCGTTTTTATTATGGTTGGGTGATTGTACTATTGAGTGCTCTGACCTTCTTTTTAAGTGCCCCAGGACAAACCTATTCCATTAGTGTTTTTATTGATGTATATAAAAGTGAATTTGCTTTTTCTTCTACAGTTATTTCAACAGCCTATAGTGTTGCGACGGTGATTAGTGGTTCAATGTTGGTGTTTATGGGACGGGCTATTGATCGATTTGGTATTAGACGAATGTTAATAGTTGTACCAATTATGCTTGGCATAACGACCTTTTTTAATAGTTATGTTTCAGGAATATATATGATATTTGTAGGGTTTATTTTTTTACGATACTTTGGACAAGGATCGATGACACTTATTCCAAGTACAGTAATTCCTCAGTGGTTTGAAAAAAGACGGGCGTTTGCGATTAGTTTAGCTACTATGGGGGGATTACTAGCGATGCTAGCGGTGCCTTCAATCAATTTATGGTTGATTTCTCAAATTGGCTGGCGTAATGCTTGGCGAGTGTGGTCATTAATTCTAACGGTAGGGTTTGTACCTCTTGTGTTTTTGTTCGCATCTAATCGACCAGAAGATATTGGGATGACTATCGAGAATGATGTTTCATTAGATGAAGAAGCGGTAGAAAAAGCGCTCCAAAAAATGAATCAAAAGAGTTTTTCTTTAAAACAAGCATTACGTGTTGAAGAGTTCTGGATTGTAGGGATGATTAGTATGATTCCAGCAATGTTTAGTACCGGTCTTGCCTTTCATTTCTTTTCGGTAATGGCATTACGGGATATTAATAGTGAAGCGGCTGCGGTGATTTTGGGATTACTAGCACTTCCTGCATTTATTATGCCATTTGTATCTCACATAGTTGTCGATCATTATCCTGTTAAATATATTTTATCTACAACATTAACGATGACAATATTGAGTATGCTTTTCTTAATATTTGGCGTAGTAAATGCAACATTTGCGGTTATTTTCATCTTGTTTTATGGTTTAGGGATTGCCATTCAGTCACTTTCAACCAATGTTTTATGGCCAAATTATTTTGGACGAAAACATCTTGGAAGTATACGTGGTGCGGCTACTGTTTTTATGGTTATAGGTAGTGCCTTAGGCCCATTGCCGTTTGGAATATCATATGATATCACTGGTAATTATAATGTAGCCATAGTCGGCATGATGATTTTTACTGCCGTTGCCTTAGTACTTTCTTTTACCATATCAAAGCCGGTTAAAAAACGTGTTTAGATAAAAAAAGGTGCCATTGGCACCTTTTTGCGTTTTATCTAGGGTATAAATCGCCCATTTCATCGGTTTCTAAACTCGCGCGACGATTGCGTTGTGATTTAATTAAACTTTGATAGTAGTCTGTGTTGTCTTTGACGTCTTCAACCATCTTATCAACATAATCAACAAATTCTTGTTCCGAGAGTTTATTATCTAGTTGTCTTGTGTCTAAGGCAAAAAGATTATCCCCTGTCATCGTTATATGATCATTATTAGGGATATAATGGAAGTATAAACTTTCATTCATTGTTGGGATAAAACGAATCGCTAAGTTCTCAGGATCTTTTTTGCGTTCAATTTCTTTGATATTAGTGGTTGCTCTAAAATACGTAATTGGGTACGTTTTAACTTCCCGCGGTACTGGAATGCCTTTATCTAGGTTTTGTAAATCTAATTCAAATACAAGTCTGTAATCAACACTTAAATCTTCATGTGTCTCCTTATGAAGCGCCATTAATTTTTTATGTGCTTTCTCATATTCTTCTTTAGAAAAAGTATCTAACACTTTAATGTGATCAGAAAGTTCTGTGTTAAGACGTTTGTTTTCATCATCAAAATGAACTTCTTGTAATATGATGTTTCCATCAACTTCATATGTATTTGATTCAGTTGTATGAAATGATGAATAGCCATGATCATCATGAACAAATTTCTGATGTGTGACGTTGCCATCTTCATAAAAGCGAACCAGTTCAAATCCATTTGAGTTATACTTAATACGTTCTGTATAAAGTGCTCGTGGTTTCATAATCTCCTCCTATTTATATTTTTCTTAATTAAATTATAGCACATCCTAAAAGCGTTTTCATTAGATATACTATTTTTTCATTAGCAGTCTTTATTCTACTGAACTATGTATAAAAAAAGATCTCAACAAAATGAGATCTTCAATATTATTGGGTATTTGCTTTGTCTTTTAAGGCCTTTATGAGTTTGTCTTTATAATTACCTTTATCTGACTTTCTCGAGTACATGTTTTCATCTGCTTCCGATAGCACTTGATCCATTGTTTTATCTGAGTTTTTATTTGTTCCGAGACCATATGAATATTGAATAATATCTAATATCGGCTTATCTTGATTTTGTTGGTCAAGTAACGTGATTAAATGCTTAACCGTTTTTATGTCACGATTAATTATGATAAGTAAGAACTCATCGCCACCTAATCGAATCGGAATGATGTCATCTTTATTGGATAAGTCAAGGAGTTGATTTGCAAAACGTTGTAATAGTTTATCGCCTGCTTCGTGTCCTAAGTAATCGTTAAACAGTTTTAATCCATCAAGATCAAAGAGAATAATATGGTAATGTTGATTACTGTTATCTAAGTCATCTCTTATCTCTTCTAAGTAATTGCGGTTGAATAATCGTGTCATTAAGTCATGTGTTTTAATATATTGAATGCCATGAATATATTTTTGATTAGCGGTATCATCGTAAAAGAGGTAAAATTTTCCTGAATACTTATAAAATGGTAAATGAATATCTTTTGAATGCATATTAAAGTATAGCTTATCATCGTTAAAATTAAGATCATCCAGTTCATTGGCATCTTCATATATAATCGCATAGTCTTGAATTGTCTTTAGTAAACTATCAAACCTTAACTCTTCATCAACTTTAATATCAAATAAACGTTTAAAGGCTTTTGAGGCATCTACCACAATATTCTTATCATTGACAATAACGTATTTCTCACGTAAATTATCTAGAATAAAGTGATTACGATCAACCCCTAAAATTAATTTTAAGTCACGCATGTAAAAGACATAATAAAGTAAAGAGATGAAGAAGATAAAAACGATATATGTTGGATCAAGTGTAAAGGTATAGACAAAAATATGTATGATATTCAATGAAATGCCAAGAATAATGCCAGTCACAATAAACAGAAACGGTACATAATCTTTATTAGAACGCAAGTTTTTGTATAAACTCTTAACAATAAAATACCCAGTGATTAATATCAATGTATATGACGCAGCAGTGTGGATATGGAAAAAGGCTCCATTAGTTGCCTGTCTGTAATCTATATATCTAAAGTCACTACTTGGCAAACTTTTAAGCATTAATTGATGATATTGATTAGTATAGGCTATGACTAGATCAATACTTAAGAAAGTCCACAATAAGACATGGATAACCATCGGAATCTTCTTTTTCATATATGTCACTATCGAATATAAAAAGATAATACATATTAAATAAACTAAAGGATATATTGATACGGTTAAATAATATAACAAGGTACCATTAACCAAAAAGTTACGTACAGCTAAAATAGCACTCCACAAAAAAAGTAGAAGTGATAAGTACTTAAAATATTTGTAACGAGGATCAACATTAAATAAATCATAATGGGTGAGTGGAACAAGTGCCATAATTGATAAGATGATAAAGATAATCCATATATAAAGAGTCATTTTCGTACCTCCTAAATAGTTGTTTCAAGTCGAATATATCATATCATAAATCGTTTTCAAACGCACGTTAAATGTTGATATTAACTTAAATACTTTAAGTATTACAACATAATATAAGTTAGTAACAATTGGGTATAAAGTAAGAACCTACTAATTGAATTTTATCTTTTCTAAAATAGAGTAATAGTCGCTAG
This genomic interval carries:
- a CDS encoding IS3 family transposase, producing FTTLYELEYKLNDYVHWFNNLRIHGSLEYLSPIQYRLQYSI
- a CDS encoding MFS transporter, which encodes MSALTFFLSAPGQTYSISVFIDVYKSEFAFSSTVISTAYSVATVISGSMLVFMGRAIDRFGIRRMLIVVPIMLGITTFFNSYVSGIYMIFVGFIFLRYFGQGSMTLIPSTVIPQWFEKRRAFAISLATMGGLLAMLAVPSINLWLISQIGWRNAWRVWSLILTVGFVPLVFLFASNRPEDIGMTIENDVSLDEEAVEKALQKMNQKSFSLKQALRVEEFWIVGMISMIPAMFSTGLAFHFFSVMALRDINSEAAAVILGLLALPAFIMPFVSHIVVDHYPVKYILSTTLTMTILSMLFLIFGVVNATFAVIFILFYGLGIAIQSLSTNVLWPNYFGRKHLGSIRGAATVFMVIGSALGPLPFGISYDITGNYNVAIVGMMIFTAVALVLSFTISKPVKKRV
- a CDS encoding diguanylate cyclase, with translation MTLYIWIIFIILSIMALVPLTHYDLFNVDPRYKYFKYLSLLLFLWSAILAVRNFLVNGTLLYYLTVSIYPLVYLICIIFLYSIVTYMKKKIPMVIHVLLWTFLSIDLVIAYTNQYHQLMLKSLPSSDFRYIDYRQATNGAFFHIHTAASYTLILITGYFIVKSLYKNLRSNKDYVPFLFIVTGIILGISLNIIHIFVYTFTLDPTYIVFIFFISLLYYVFYMRDLKLILGVDRNHFILDNLREKYVIVNDKNIVVDASKAFKRLFDIKVDEELRFDSLLKTIQDYAIIYEDANELDDLNFNDDKLYFNMHSKDIHLPFYKYSGKFYLFYDDTANQKYIHGIQYIKTHDLMTRLFNRNYLEEIRDDLDNSNQHYHIILFDLDGLKLFNDYLGHEAGDKLLQRFANQLLDLSNKDDIIPIRLGGDEFLLIIINRDIKTVKHLITLLDQQNQDKPILDIIQYSYGLGTNKNSDKTMDQVLSEADENMYSRKSDKGNYKDKLIKALKDKANTQ